The genomic region TAATTCTGAAACTTAACAAAGTAACATACCATGGCAACGCTTGTAAAATACAACCGCCTTCCCTCTCTGTTTGATCGTCTGTACACCATGCCGACAGTGCCGCAGACCCGTACCACGGCCCCGGCCGTCAACATCCGCGAGGACGAAAAGGCGTACCACCTGGAAGTAGCGGCTCCGGGTTATAAAAAAGAAGAATTCTCCATCAACGTGCTGCTGAACCGTCTGACCATCAGCGCCCGTCAGGAAGAGAAAAAAGAAGAGGCCAGCGGGACGTTCACCCGGCGCGAGTTCGGCTTCAGTTCCTTCGAAAGGAGCTTCCAGCTGCCGAAGCACGTCAACAGCGACGAAATTCAGGCCACTTACACCGACGGCATCCTGACCGTTACGGTTCCCAAAGTGGAAGTGAAGCAGCCCGAAGCGAAGCAAATCGCGATTGCGTAATATCTAATGATTGAATGAGCGGTCCGCCGCCGCGGTGATTGGCTGATTGGCTTTGCAGAGTTAAAATTTGCGAAGCTATTTAGTCAATCACCGCGGCGGCGGACCGCTCATTCAATCATTTATTTTTTCAAAAAACTCCCCGAGCTTGCGCTCATCCAGTTTTCCTTCCGACCGGACGCCGCTACAGATGTCGAGGCCGTAGGGCTGCACGTGGTCCAGCGCCTGTCTGACATTACCGGCGTTCAGGCCGCCCGCCAGAAAAACCGGGACCTTCGCCTGCTCCACAATCCGTCGGCTCAATTTCCAGTCGTGCACGCGGCCCGTTCCGCCCAGTTCCTTCACGGCCAGCTTCGGGTTGCCGGAGTCCAGCAGCAGCGCATCCACTTCTTCGGCGGCTTCCAGAGCCTCATCCACGCTCACGTCATCGAGCACATGGATCACCTGCACCAGTTTAATGTCCGGCAATGCCGCCCGCAAGGTCCGGTAACTTCCTTTGGGCAGGGCATCCACCAGTTGAATGGTGTTGGTATGGACCCGCCGCTGGTGCTCGATGGTCGCCTCGACCGTTGGCTCGCTGGTCAGCAGAAACGTCGCCACCGGCGGCGGCACCGTCCGGGCAATGGTCCGGATCAGTTCATCACCGATCACGCCGGGCCCGCTCGGCATCCTTCCGACCAGCCCCAGCGCCGATGCGCCCGCAGACACCGCCATCCGGGCTTCTTCCACGCTGCTGATGCAGCAGATTTTAACGCGTATCATTGGATTATTTTTACGTACTAAAGTCAGTCTCCCCCGCCTTTTGTCCCGCTTTCCGGGAGTCCATTTGCAAATAAAATTCTTTTGCTGCGAACCGAACGCTAAAATATCCGAGTTAATCCAATAATCAGTGTAATCCCGGTTTAAGATGAGTGACACGTACGCGGCGCTTCGTTATCCCGAATTTCGATATTTTGTCTCCAACAGCTTTTTACTTACGGCTACCCTGCTGATTCAGGAAGTGATTGTCGGCTATCAGCTTTACCTGATGACCAACGACCCGCTGGCGCTGGGCTTTGTCGGGCTGGCCGAAGCGCTGCCGTTCATCCTGCTTTCGCTCTACGGCGGCCACCTCGCCGACCGCCGCGACAAACGGACCATTCTCCAGGTCAGTCTGCTGGTCATTCTGGCCGGTTCGGTCATTCTGTACCTTGTTTTTCAGCCTTCGGTGGTCGTTCACCTTTCCCGAACGGTGCAGCTGGCGACCATCTACGGCGTGCTGATGCTCATCGGGACGGCCAAAGGGTTCTATTCTCCGGCCAGTTCGTCGCTGAAGCCGTTTCTGGTTCCGCGCGAACTGTACGGCAATTCGTCGACCTGGAGCAGTTCGTTCTGGCAGGCCGGGGCCATTGTCGGGCCGGGCATTGCGGGTTTTTTCTACCAGTGGTTCGGCTTCGACAATACGCTGCTGATCGTCATCGGGCTGTTTCTGATCTGCTTTTTCCTGCTTTCGATGATCAAGCGCAAGCCCGCTCCGCCGACCACCGGCCCGCAGGCCGGCATCTGGGAAAGTCTGCGCGAAGGCTTCCGCTTTGTCTTCAAAACCAAAATACTGCTGTACTCCATTTCGGTGGATCTGGTTGCGGTGCTGTTCGGCGGCGTCATTACCATCCTGCCCGTTTTTGCCGAAGACATTCTGAAAGTAGGTGCCGACGGACTGGGTCTGCTCAGGGCTTCGCCATCCGTCGGGGCCATCCTGACGATGCTCGTCATGGCCCGTTACCCGCCCACCTACCATGCCTGGCGAAATCTGATTATTGCCATTGCCGGCTTCGGCGTTTTCACGCTGATCTTCGCCCTTTCGACCAACTTCGCGCTGTCGCTGCTTGCCCTGTTTATGACCGGCGTTTTCGACAGCGTCAGCGTGGTGATCCGGCAGACGATCCTTCAGCTTTTCCCGCCCGACCACATGCGGGGGCGCGTAGCGGCCGTCAACGGCATTTTTGTCAGTTCTTCCAACGAAATCGGCGGCTTTGAATCCGGCGTAGCGGCTCGGCTGCTGGGAACGGTGCCGTCCGTCGTGATGGGCGGGGTTCTGACCCTGCTGGTGGCCGCTTTTGTCTACGTCCGGACGAAAGACCTGATGTCTGTCAAACTCACCTGAGCCTGAAAAGTCTGGTAAAGGCCGCTGGGTTTGTGACTAAAAACGGGGAACCGGGTCTCAAGGAGCACATCTGTCCTACCCGGGACCCTGTTCTATTGAAATCTATGTACCGGACCATTTTACGCTTATTTTTCCGGACGGCCTTTTTGCTGGCCGTCACGACTACGTTATCCTTTGGGCAGGAAACGCTGGAAGACAATAAAGTCTGCCTCGATCCGATCGTCGGCCGGGGCGTTGTGATTGATCACGAACATACCTTCAAATTCGACCTGAACGGAGCCGACCTGACCGACGGGGACCTGACCGATTACGGCATTCTGACCCTGGAGGATGGAGCGGCCCTGTCCATTGAAGATTCGCTTCATTATTACCCGGCGGGCAGCGAGGCCGGTTTTGTGGTCAGTCCCATCGGCGGACCGATTTCGTGGGACGTCCGCTGGTCTTTCGAAGTAAAAACGTACCGCAACGGCGAAATTCTGGAAGCCGGCTCCCCGGTGACCGTGCGACCGCTGGCGCTGGGTTCCGACAAATACATTCTTAGCTTCAAAACGACCCGGGACTTCGACCTCGTCAAGATTTACTACGGCGGCGGGGTCATCGAAGGGCTGGTCAAACTGAAGGTCTACTACGCCTTCGAATGCCCGCCAGCCTGCCTGGAAACCTGCGAAAACCCGGCGCTGGACACCGACCGCGACGGTTATGCCGACTGTTATGACAAATGCCCGACCGGCAGCGACGCCCAGGATGCCGACGGCGACGGAACGCCCGACGCCTGTGACCCGACCAACGACTGCTGCCCCGCCACCGTCTGCGTGCCTGTCACCATCCGGCGGGTCCGCTGAGGGGAGCGGTATAAAGGCCGACGGCGGAACTTTTTGAATTATTCCTTACTTTGGCCGAAAATCCATCACATACCTGCATGAATCGTTTACCCCTGCTGCTGATTGCCCTCCTTGCCGGTGCGCTGGCAATGACGCCCCCGAAAAAAGAAAAGAAGCTGGTTAAAGTCTGGGAAACCGATACCACCCTGCGTGTCCCGGAGTCGGCGCTGTATAACCCGAAGGACGGCTTTATTTACGTAGCCAACATCGACGGCAAACCGGACGGACTCGACGGGTCCGGGTTTATTTCCCGCGTGACGACCGAAGGTAAAATTGAGAACCTGAAATGGGTGGTCGGGCTGAATGCGCCGAAAGGCATGGGCATCCACAAAAACCGCCTGTTTGTCACGGACGTATTCCGGCTGGTAGCCATCGACCTGGCCACCGGGCAGGCCATCAAACACTGGGACGGCGTGGGAGAAAAGCCTTTTCTGAACGACGTGACGGTGGACAAGGACGGGGTTGTCTATGTTTCCGACAACCGCAACAACAAGATTTATCGCCTTCAGGACGATAAATGGGAAGTCTGGATGGAAGGCGACGCGCTCAACAACCCGAACGGCCTGCTGTCGATGGGCAAAACGCTGATGGTCGGCAGCACCAAAATCGGGGCGCTGCGGGCGCTGAACACCGAAACCAAAACGATGCAGACCATCGCCGACGGCATGGCCGCAACGGACGGCATTGTGCCCGACGGCAAGAAGAATTTCTTCGTTTCCGACTGGAACGGGCAGGTTTTCTTCGTCGGACAGGATGGTCAGAAACAGCAATTACTCGACACCCGGCCGGACAAAATCCACGCGGCTGACATCGATTATATTCCCGGCAAAAAGCTGGTCCTCGTTCCTACTTTTTACAAAAATACGCTGACGGCGTACCGGGTCGATTGAGGTTCAGCAAAAATATGTTACAAAAAAACTTCATTTAAGAACTTTTTAATCACTAGATTCGTATTGTAAACATAACACCCTAAGTCTGCTGTTACTCAGTAGCTTTGGGAAAGAGTTAAGTACAAGTTACGGTGGGTACTGAAAGCTCCGACTCCATGAGGCGGAGCTTTTTTTGTGCCTTTCTGGCGCAGAAGCAGTAATTTCGGAACATTCGCCCGCAGAACTGTATGCAGAAAAAATTTACCCTTTTTTACTTTCTTGAAGTCATTTCGCAGCCTTAACTGAGTACACCGAATGCGCCTTATTCGCTGTATTGCCGGACTGCTGCTGCTGGCCGCGTTACCGGCATTGAGTCAATCCCTGTCCCAGACGGTGCGCGGCCGGGTCACCGACAAAGCGACCCGGCTCGGGCTGCCGGGGGCTACCGTGCAGGTTGCTGGGCTGCCGGGCGGAACGACCGCCAACGCCCAGGGCTATTTCCGCCTGCCCGACATTCCCGTAGGCCGTCATTCCCTCCGCATCACGTTTGTCGGCTACCGCCCGGTGGTGCTCAACAACCTCATCCTCGATTCGGCCAAGGAACTGGTCGTGCAGGCCGAACTGGAGGAAAGTGTGGTGCAGGCCGCCGAAGTGGTCGTCAAAGCCCATGCCGGCAAGGACAGGCCGCTGAACGAGCTGGCGGGCGTCAGCGCCCGGATGTTTACGGTGGAGGAAACGAGCCGGTACGCCGGGGCGTTTATGGACCCCGCCCGGCTGGCGACCAATTTTGCGGGCGTACTCAGCCCGCGCAACGACCGCAACGATGTCGTTGTCCGCGGCAACTCGCCCCTTGGGGTGTTGTGGCGGCTCGAAGGCGTCGATATTCCCAATCCTACCCATTTCGCTTTTCTGGGAGCTTCGGGCGGCATCAGCATGCTCAACACCAATACCCTCGCCAACTCCGACTTTCTGACGGGCGCTTTTCCGGCCGAATACGGCAACCGCACGGCCGCCGTCTTTGACCTCAACCTCCGCAACGGCAACAGCGCCCGAACCGAATACACCGGGCAGCTTGGCATCAGCGGGCTCGAACTTGGCCTTGAAGGCCCCATACAGGCCGGAAAACACAGTTCGTTTCTCCTCAACGCGCGCAGTTTCTCGCTGAAAGCCTTGCAGGGCGTCGGCATTGATTTGGCCGTAGACAGCGGGCTGCCGACCTTTCAGGACGCTACGTTCAAGATTCATCTGCCCTCCGAAAAATGGGGTACGCTGGTCCTTTTCGGACTCGGCGGCCGGGGACGCTACCGGGACGAAAGTGCCTCCGGAAACAGCTCGCACCTGCGCTCGGGCATGGGCGTCGGCGGGCTGGTCCACACGCATCATTTTTCAAACAAGACGTATGGCAAGCTGGCGCTTTCGGTTTCCGGGGCGTTCAGCGACGAGAATGACTTCAACCGCATGGGCCAGCTCCGGCGGGTGCTCGAAACGACCAACGGGCAATGGCAGTTGCGTTATGAAGCTGTTCACCGGCCCGGCAGCCGCAACCTGCTGAAAACGGGTTTGGTCTGGAACGGCATCGGCTTCCGCTTTCTGGAGCAGAACCGGCAGAACAACGCGCTCCAGACCCGGTCGCAGGACGACAGCCGGACGGACCTCTGGCAGGCGTTCGGGCACTGGCAGCACCGGTTCAGCGACCGTTTTTCGATCAACAACGGCCTTTACTATCAGTTTTTCGGGCTGAACAGGACCCAGCGGCTGGAGCCGAGAAGCTCCCTGCAATGGCAGGTGTCCGCCAGCCACCGGCTCTCGGCGGGCTTCGGCCTGCACAGCCAGACGCAGCCGCTGGCGCACTACACCCGCCAGTACACGTACGCCAGCCAGCCGCCCCGACAGAACAACCGCCACCTCGGGCCTACCCGCAGCCGCCATTTCGTTCTGGCCCACGACTGGGCGTTTCTGCCCAACTGGCGGCTGAAGACCGAGCTTTACGACCAGGCGCTTTCAGCCGTTCCGGTGTCGCGCCAGTCTCGATCCACGTTTTCGTCTCTCAATACCGGCTCGGTGGAGCAGGGCATTCTGGCCGTTCCGGATAGCCTTGTCAATGCCGGAACCGGCCGGAACCGGGGAGTAGAGCTGACGCTCGAAAAGTTTTTTTCGGGGAATTCGTACCTGCTGACGACGCTGTCGCTGTTTGAGTCCACCTACCGGGGTGCCGACGGGGTGCGGCGTCATACCGCGTTTGGCAACCAGTATGTCTTCAACGTGCTGGGGGGCTGTGAATGGCGCATTGGCCGCCAGAAGAACAGCGCTTTCCTGTTTGATCTGCGCTACTCAGCCACGGGCGGCAAGCCGTTTATTCCGGTTCATTTTGCCGCTTCGGTCCGGGCGGGTCGCGAGGTGCGCGATTCGGAGCGGGCTTACCTGTCCCGCCTTGCCCCGTTCGACCGGACGGATGTCAAGATTTCGTTCCGGGTAAATCGCCCGGCCGTTACGCACTATGTTTTTGCGGATATAACCAACCTGTTCAGCAAGCAGGTCGCCCTCAACGAGCGTTACGAAGCCTCCACCCGTCTGCTGACAAACGACTATTACGGATTCCGCCTGCTCCCCATCGCCGGCTACCGCATCACCTGGGGAAAACGAGGGAAACAGGTATGAGGTGGCTCCGCCGGGCAGCTGACTTTTGGGCGAAGCCACCTCATACCTCATACCTATCATCTCACGCCTCCTCTTCTCTGGTTATCACTTTCAGTTTTCCCGGCAGCATTTCGGCGGTGACCTGGCGGATGCGGCCGCGGTATTCGCCGTCGATCTGGAAATAGGCCCGTTTGCGGGTGGTGATGTCGAGGGAGCTGGCTTTCAGAATTTCGATCTTGGTCGGGTCGAACGGCCGGAAGCGCCAGAACATTTTCAGGAATTCGAAATAGGA from Tellurirhabdus rosea harbors:
- a CDS encoding Hsp20/alpha crystallin family protein; its protein translation is MATLVKYNRLPSLFDRLYTMPTVPQTRTTAPAVNIREDEKAYHLEVAAPGYKKEEFSINVLLNRLTISARQEEKKEEASGTFTRREFGFSSFERSFQLPKHVNSDEIQATYTDGILTVTVPKVEVKQPEAKQIAIA
- a CDS encoding phosphoribosylanthranilate isomerase, which encodes MIRVKICCISSVEEARMAVSAGASALGLVGRMPSGPGVIGDELIRTIARTVPPPVATFLLTSEPTVEATIEHQRRVHTNTIQLVDALPKGSYRTLRAALPDIKLVQVIHVLDDVSVDEALEAAEEVDALLLDSGNPKLAVKELGGTGRVHDWKLSRRIVEQAKVPVFLAGGLNAGNVRQALDHVQPYGLDICSGVRSEGKLDERKLGEFFEKIND
- a CDS encoding MFS transporter; protein product: MSDTYAALRYPEFRYFVSNSFLLTATLLIQEVIVGYQLYLMTNDPLALGFVGLAEALPFILLSLYGGHLADRRDKRTILQVSLLVILAGSVILYLVFQPSVVVHLSRTVQLATIYGVLMLIGTAKGFYSPASSSLKPFLVPRELYGNSSTWSSSFWQAGAIVGPGIAGFFYQWFGFDNTLLIVIGLFLICFFLLSMIKRKPAPPTTGPQAGIWESLREGFRFVFKTKILLYSISVDLVAVLFGGVITILPVFAEDILKVGADGLGLLRASPSVGAILTMLVMARYPPTYHAWRNLIIAIAGFGVFTLIFALSTNFALSLLALFMTGVFDSVSVVIRQTILQLFPPDHMRGRVAAVNGIFVSSSNEIGGFESGVAARLLGTVPSVVMGGVLTLLVAAFVYVRTKDLMSVKLT
- a CDS encoding SMP-30/gluconolactonase/LRE family protein, giving the protein MNRLPLLLIALLAGALAMTPPKKEKKLVKVWETDTTLRVPESALYNPKDGFIYVANIDGKPDGLDGSGFISRVTTEGKIENLKWVVGLNAPKGMGIHKNRLFVTDVFRLVAIDLATGQAIKHWDGVGEKPFLNDVTVDKDGVVYVSDNRNNKIYRLQDDKWEVWMEGDALNNPNGLLSMGKTLMVGSTKIGALRALNTETKTMQTIADGMAATDGIVPDGKKNFFVSDWNGQVFFVGQDGQKQQLLDTRPDKIHAADIDYIPGKKLVLVPTFYKNTLTAYRVD
- a CDS encoding TonB-dependent receptor, giving the protein MRLIRCIAGLLLLAALPALSQSLSQTVRGRVTDKATRLGLPGATVQVAGLPGGTTANAQGYFRLPDIPVGRHSLRITFVGYRPVVLNNLILDSAKELVVQAELEESVVQAAEVVVKAHAGKDRPLNELAGVSARMFTVEETSRYAGAFMDPARLATNFAGVLSPRNDRNDVVVRGNSPLGVLWRLEGVDIPNPTHFAFLGASGGISMLNTNTLANSDFLTGAFPAEYGNRTAAVFDLNLRNGNSARTEYTGQLGISGLELGLEGPIQAGKHSSFLLNARSFSLKALQGVGIDLAVDSGLPTFQDATFKIHLPSEKWGTLVLFGLGGRGRYRDESASGNSSHLRSGMGVGGLVHTHHFSNKTYGKLALSVSGAFSDENDFNRMGQLRRVLETTNGQWQLRYEAVHRPGSRNLLKTGLVWNGIGFRFLEQNRQNNALQTRSQDDSRTDLWQAFGHWQHRFSDRFSINNGLYYQFFGLNRTQRLEPRSSLQWQVSASHRLSAGFGLHSQTQPLAHYTRQYTYASQPPRQNNRHLGPTRSRHFVLAHDWAFLPNWRLKTELYDQALSAVPVSRQSRSTFSSLNTGSVEQGILAVPDSLVNAGTGRNRGVELTLEKFFSGNSYLLTTLSLFESTYRGADGVRRHTAFGNQYVFNVLGGCEWRIGRQKNSAFLFDLRYSATGGKPFIPVHFAASVRAGREVRDSERAYLSRLAPFDRTDVKISFRVNRPAVTHYVFADITNLFSKQVALNERYEASTRLLTNDYYGFRLLPIAGYRITWGKRGKQV